Proteins encoded within one genomic window of Microbacterium sp. LKL04:
- a CDS encoding VanZ family protein produces the protein MPDAPPIPPRPIPPQSIPPRPPLPATVPPPRVRRASVPVLALAGYLIALALIAFWPTPVDAGVAPLIDALSRRVPAITGPRVEFAANIALFVPFGVLLPLILRRARELVLPIALVATVTIESAQALVLAARVPSVLDIVANLTGAAVGMLALAVWRRVRRSGRRQLR, from the coding sequence ATGCCCGACGCCCCGCCGATTCCCCCGCGACCGATCCCGCCGCAATCGATCCCCCCGCGGCCGCCGCTGCCGGCGACCGTTCCGCCGCCTCGGGTGCGGCGCGCATCCGTCCCCGTCCTCGCTCTCGCCGGCTATCTGATCGCCCTGGCGCTCATCGCGTTCTGGCCGACGCCGGTCGACGCGGGCGTCGCGCCGCTCATCGACGCGCTGTCGCGCCGGGTGCCGGCGATCACCGGCCCGCGGGTCGAGTTCGCCGCCAACATCGCGCTGTTCGTGCCGTTCGGGGTGCTCCTGCCGCTGATCCTGCGCCGGGCGCGCGAACTGGTGCTGCCGATCGCGCTCGTGGCGACCGTGACGATCGAGTCCGCTCAGGCTCTCGTTCTCGCGGCGCGCGTGCCGAGCGTGCTCGACATCGTCGCCAACCTCACCGGCGCAGCCGTCGGCATGCTCGCGCTGGCCGTGTGGCGCCGGGTGCGCCGGTCCGGGCGCCGTCAGCTCAGGTAG
- the alr gene encoding alanine racemase gives MSRMPQGVAREAVIDVGAIEHNVRHLARLTESEVIAVVKADGYGHGAVRSGRAALDGGAARLAVADIPEALQLRDAGIDAPVLAWLHAPGADFAAAAAARIELGVSSLEQLRAAARAGSPGRPVTVQLKVETGLGRNGIAPADYGVVFAEAARFEREGLIRVLGIFSHLSNTSDADDRTALSRFTVAQAAAEGAGLRPPLRHIAASHAAIGLPEARLGCVRLGVAIYGLSPFEDRSSADLGLRPAMTLRASVAAVRRVPAGQGVSYGYLHRTAHESTLALISVGYADGVPRAASGAGPVSIGGRTFPVAGRIAMDQFVVDAGDEPVEVGDEAVLFGDPATGVPSATDWADAAHTINYEIVTRIGPRVPRREVRS, from the coding sequence ATGAGCCGGATGCCGCAGGGCGTGGCCCGTGAAGCGGTGATCGACGTCGGCGCCATCGAGCACAACGTCCGCCACCTCGCTCGGCTCACCGAGTCCGAGGTCATCGCCGTGGTCAAGGCCGACGGCTACGGTCACGGTGCCGTGCGGTCGGGTCGCGCGGCCCTCGACGGGGGAGCGGCGCGCCTCGCGGTCGCCGACATCCCCGAGGCGCTGCAGCTGCGGGACGCCGGGATCGACGCGCCCGTGCTCGCGTGGCTCCACGCGCCGGGCGCCGATTTCGCCGCTGCCGCCGCCGCCCGCATCGAGCTCGGCGTTTCGAGCCTCGAGCAGCTCCGCGCCGCCGCACGGGCCGGATCGCCGGGTCGGCCCGTGACCGTCCAGCTCAAGGTCGAGACCGGCCTCGGCCGCAACGGCATCGCCCCCGCCGACTACGGGGTCGTGTTCGCCGAGGCCGCCCGGTTCGAGCGCGAGGGTCTCATCCGCGTGCTCGGCATCTTCAGTCACCTCTCCAACACCTCGGACGCCGATGACCGCACCGCGCTCTCGCGGTTCACGGTCGCGCAGGCGGCCGCGGAGGGAGCGGGCCTCCGCCCGCCGCTGCGTCACATCGCGGCCTCGCACGCCGCCATCGGCCTCCCCGAGGCTCGGCTCGGCTGCGTCCGCCTGGGCGTCGCGATCTACGGCCTGTCGCCGTTCGAGGATCGCTCCTCGGCCGACCTCGGCCTGCGTCCCGCCATGACGCTCCGCGCCTCGGTCGCCGCCGTCCGCCGCGTCCCCGCTGGTCAGGGCGTCTCGTACGGCTACCTGCACCGCACAGCGCACGAGTCGACCCTCGCGCTCATCTCGGTCGGATACGCCGACGGAGTGCCGCGCGCGGCATCCGGAGCGGGTCCCGTCTCGATCGGCGGGCGGACGTTCCCCGTCGCCGGCCGCATCGCGATGGACCAGTTCGTCGTCGACGCGGGCGACGAGCCCGTCGAGGTCGGCGACGAGGCCGTGCTCTTCGGCGACCCGGCGACCGGCGTCCCGTCCGCGACCGACTGGGCCGATGCGGCGCACACCATCAACTACGAGATCGTCACACGCATCGGACCGCGTGTGCCGCGGCGGGAGGTGCGGTCATGA
- a CDS encoding CPBP family intramembrane glutamic endopeptidase translates to MQDQLSDGHTTADPVSEPPSETGVDAPRRRGRRQRRTDWRLGGTAVRSWNGSLLVVALLSLGAAIFAGSLVQLLWTNPWAPLASTVVLWVGMLVPVAVAFRRGWPAGLLRFRAADLVYALALGLGLRLLDGWVTDAASRPFPTADPTPSWLLTEALPAGLIGPAVEEFFFRTVILVAVYSLLRRPAGRLAAAVAAVLVSTATFILIHVVDGSLPVAESISVGAVGLVCATLVILTGRIWGAVLVHVVYNATMLLLLAAGGVISGGQ, encoded by the coding sequence GTGCAGGATCAGCTTAGCGACGGCCACACGACCGCCGATCCCGTCTCGGAGCCGCCCTCCGAGACGGGGGTCGACGCGCCACGCCGTCGAGGGCGGCGGCAGCGACGCACCGACTGGCGCCTGGGTGGGACGGCCGTCCGCTCCTGGAACGGCAGCCTCCTCGTCGTGGCCCTGCTCAGCCTCGGTGCGGCGATCTTCGCCGGGTCGCTCGTCCAGCTGCTGTGGACGAACCCGTGGGCGCCCCTCGCGTCGACCGTGGTTCTGTGGGTCGGCATGCTCGTCCCCGTCGCGGTGGCCTTCCGCCGGGGATGGCCCGCGGGCCTGCTGCGGTTCCGCGCGGCCGACCTCGTCTACGCGCTCGCCCTGGGCCTCGGGCTCCGCCTTCTCGACGGGTGGGTGACGGATGCCGCATCCCGCCCCTTCCCGACGGCGGACCCGACCCCCTCGTGGCTGCTGACGGAGGCTCTCCCCGCGGGACTCATCGGCCCGGCGGTCGAGGAGTTCTTCTTCCGCACCGTGATCCTGGTGGCGGTCTACTCGCTGCTTCGTCGCCCCGCCGGACGGCTGGCCGCGGCGGTCGCTGCCGTTCTCGTGTCGACGGCGACGTTCATCCTCATCCACGTGGTGGACGGGTCGCTGCCGGTCGCGGAGTCGATCTCGGTGGGCGCCGTCGGGCTCGTGTGCGCGACGCTCGTGATCCTCACGGGTCGCATCTGGGGCGCCGTGCTCGTGCACGTCGTCTACAACGCGACGATGCTTCTGCTCCTCGCCGCGGGCGGCGTGATCTCCGGCGGGCAGTGA
- the tsaB gene encoding tRNA (adenosine(37)-N6)-threonylcarbamoyltransferase complex dimerization subunit type 1 TsaB, which translates to MILGIDTSLGTAVAVTDADGAIRADAASADALGHAEIIGTLLETVMTDAAHGPIGATGAPEPVGLTHVAAGMGPGPFTGLRVGIAAARAFALGRGIPVVPVRSHDAAALAVLLADPFADVPRFAVVTDARRKEFAFTVYDGIDDDGLPVRVTDATLVKRDDIDAALAEHDAERRDTTVIPGVMVAVVAARAVAAGRVEDIGEPLYLRAPDVTMPGPRKKVGQ; encoded by the coding sequence GTGATTCTCGGCATCGACACCTCCCTCGGCACGGCCGTCGCCGTCACCGACGCCGACGGTGCCATTCGGGCCGATGCCGCCAGCGCCGACGCTCTCGGCCACGCCGAGATCATCGGCACGCTGCTCGAGACGGTGATGACGGATGCCGCGCACGGCCCCATCGGCGCGACCGGAGCTCCCGAGCCCGTCGGCCTGACCCACGTCGCCGCGGGCATGGGCCCGGGTCCATTCACGGGACTCCGGGTCGGGATCGCGGCGGCGCGCGCGTTCGCCCTGGGCCGCGGCATCCCGGTCGTCCCGGTGCGGAGCCACGACGCGGCCGCCCTCGCGGTGCTGCTCGCCGACCCGTTCGCCGACGTGCCCCGCTTCGCGGTCGTGACCGACGCGCGCCGCAAGGAGTTCGCGTTCACGGTCTACGACGGCATCGACGACGACGGCCTGCCGGTGCGCGTCACCGACGCGACGCTCGTGAAGCGCGACGACATCGACGCGGCGCTCGCAGAGCACGACGCCGAGCGGCGCGACACGACCGTCATCCCGGGAGTCATGGTCGCCGTCGTCGCGGCCCGCGCGGTCGCGGCCGGTCGCGTCGAGGACATCGGGGAGCCGCTCTACCTGCGCGCCCCCGACGTCACCATGCCCGGCCCGCGGAAGAAGGTCGGCCAGTGA
- a CDS encoding arsenate reductase/protein-tyrosine-phosphatase family protein, with the protein MPVRVPPQRRRSAEHRGGAVGEGRAAASVPKGYRVIHILTVCTGNICRSPLAALVLQHRLGDLGVTATSAGVRARGGDRMPVEAAELAAGYGVPADRIQAHGSRFLTEGLLREPDLVLAMDREHRRGIVELAPSKLRSAFTIREFERLAAATSDDAIRAGATGSDPRERLRGALAVLAGQRGLVLPPGDPLDDDVVDPYGRSRETYARSNAQLAPGLDAVERVVRLAVA; encoded by the coding sequence GTGCCCGTCCGCGTCCCGCCGCAGCGCCGTCGTTCCGCCGAGCACCGAGGTGGGGCCGTCGGCGAGGGGCGAGCCGCGGCATCCGTTCCGAAGGGGTACCGCGTGATCCACATCCTGACCGTCTGCACGGGCAACATCTGCCGCTCGCCGCTGGCAGCGCTCGTTCTGCAGCACCGTCTCGGGGACCTCGGGGTGACCGCGACGAGCGCCGGTGTGCGCGCCCGCGGCGGTGACCGGATGCCGGTCGAAGCCGCCGAGCTGGCGGCAGGGTACGGCGTGCCGGCCGATCGCATTCAGGCCCACGGCTCGCGCTTCTTGACGGAGGGCCTCCTCCGGGAGCCCGACCTCGTGCTCGCGATGGACCGCGAGCACCGGCGCGGGATCGTCGAGCTCGCCCCGTCGAAGCTCCGGTCGGCCTTCACCATCCGCGAGTTCGAACGACTCGCCGCCGCGACCTCCGACGACGCGATCCGGGCCGGTGCGACGGGTAGCGATCCCCGCGAGCGGCTGCGCGGTGCGCTCGCCGTCCTCGCCGGGCAGCGGGGGCTCGTCCTGCCGCCCGGCGACCCCCTCGACGACGACGTCGTCGACCCCTACGGCCGCTCGCGGGAGACGTATGCGCGCTCGAACGCGCAGCTCGCGCCGGGCCTCGACGCCGTCGAACGCGTCGTGCGCCTCGCCGTCGCCTGA
- a CDS encoding CAP domain-containing protein, translated as MSASPLARRPLSHRRSALVLTAALALTFAVVPATAASAAVSTSCTGTTQSAVQKRILADVNAARKANGKKALTLNSAMSTVAVNWSGKQAAANRMSHNPRYSSQIPSGWTRAGENVAFGYSPQKVNAAWMTSSGHRANILGSYNRIGIGVACSSKGLPFYTQVFGNYSR; from the coding sequence ATGTCCGCATCCCCCCTCGCCCGCAGACCCCTCAGTCATCGCCGTTCCGCCCTCGTCCTGACGGCGGCGCTGGCCCTCACCTTCGCCGTCGTGCCTGCGACGGCGGCATCCGCTGCCGTGTCGACGTCGTGCACCGGCACGACGCAGTCCGCGGTGCAGAAGCGGATCCTCGCCGACGTGAACGCCGCCCGGAAGGCGAACGGCAAGAAGGCGCTGACGCTGAACTCGGCCATGTCGACGGTCGCGGTGAACTGGTCGGGCAAGCAGGCTGCCGCGAACCGGATGAGCCACAACCCGAGGTACTCCTCGCAGATCCCGTCGGGCTGGACGCGTGCCGGCGAGAACGTGGCGTTCGGTTACTCCCCGCAGAAGGTCAACGCCGCGTGGATGACGTCGTCGGGCCACCGGGCGAACATCCTCGGCTCGTACAACCGGATCGGGATCGGCGTCGCGTGCTCCTCGAAGGGCCTGCCGTTCTACACGCAGGTGTTCGGCAACTACTCGAGGTGA
- a CDS encoding UDP-glucose dehydrogenase family protein: MRLSVIGCGYLGAVHAAAMASIGHEVVGIDVDERKIATLASGKAPFFEPGLAEILADGIASGRLSFTTDFAAAAGAKVHFVGVGTPQVKGGYAADLTYVNAAVDALLPHLSEGDIVAGKSTVPVGTAASLAPRVSEAGATLVWNPEFLREGFAVQDTVDPDRLVAGVPAGEEGERVTQVLREVYHPSIAKGTPFIVTDYATAELVKVSANAFLATKISFINAMAEIAEVAGADVTMLADAIGHDARIGRRFLGAGIGFGGGCLPKDIRAFSARAEELGRGESVAFLREVDEINMRRRDRAVDLVVQGLGGSAYGKKVTVLGAAFKPHSDDIRDSPGLDVAVRLHGLGAIVSVTDPEAIENARRQHPQLSYVADRDEALTGAEAVVLVTEWDEYRRELDPEHAAQLAAGRIVVDGRNALDPAAWRAAGWTYYGMGRP; the protein is encoded by the coding sequence ATGCGACTTTCTGTCATCGGATGCGGCTACCTGGGTGCCGTCCACGCCGCCGCGATGGCCTCGATCGGCCACGAGGTGGTCGGCATCGACGTCGACGAGCGCAAGATCGCGACCCTCGCCTCGGGTAAGGCGCCCTTCTTCGAGCCCGGTCTCGCCGAGATCCTCGCTGACGGCATCGCCTCGGGCCGGCTCTCGTTCACGACCGACTTCGCCGCCGCCGCGGGGGCGAAGGTCCACTTCGTGGGTGTCGGTACGCCGCAGGTCAAGGGCGGCTACGCGGCCGACCTCACTTACGTCAACGCCGCCGTCGACGCCCTCCTGCCCCACCTCTCCGAGGGCGACATCGTCGCCGGCAAGTCGACCGTTCCGGTCGGGACCGCGGCATCCCTCGCCCCCCGCGTCAGCGAGGCGGGCGCAACGCTCGTCTGGAACCCCGAGTTCCTGCGCGAAGGCTTCGCCGTCCAGGACACGGTCGACCCCGACCGTCTCGTCGCCGGCGTTCCCGCCGGTGAGGAGGGCGAGCGGGTCACGCAGGTCCTCCGCGAGGTGTACCACCCCTCGATCGCGAAGGGCACGCCCTTCATCGTGACCGACTACGCCACCGCCGAGCTCGTCAAGGTGTCGGCGAATGCGTTCCTCGCCACGAAGATCAGCTTCATCAACGCCATGGCCGAGATCGCCGAGGTCGCCGGTGCCGACGTCACGATGCTCGCCGACGCGATCGGCCACGACGCGCGCATCGGTCGCCGCTTCCTCGGAGCCGGCATCGGCTTCGGCGGCGGCTGCCTGCCCAAGGACATCCGCGCCTTCTCGGCCCGTGCCGAAGAGCTCGGCCGCGGCGAGTCCGTCGCCTTCCTGCGCGAAGTCGACGAGATCAACATGCGTCGTCGCGACCGCGCCGTCGACCTCGTCGTCCAGGGCCTCGGCGGCAGCGCTTACGGCAAGAAGGTCACCGTCCTCGGCGCGGCGTTCAAGCCGCACTCCGACGACATCCGCGACTCGCCCGGTCTCGACGTCGCCGTCCGCCTGCACGGCCTCGGAGCCATCGTCTCCGTCACCGACCCCGAGGCGATCGAGAACGCCCGCCGTCAGCACCCGCAGCTGTCCTACGTAGCCGACCGCGATGAGGCGCTCACGGGCGCCGAAGCGGTGGTCCTCGTCACCGAGTGGGACGAGTACCGTCGCGAGCTCGACCCCGAGCACGCCGCGCAGCTCGCCGCCGGACGCATCGTCGTCGACGGTCGCAACGCCCTCGACCCGGCCGCCTGGCGCGCCGCCGGGTGGACGTACTACGGCATGGGTCGCCCCTGA
- a CDS encoding holo-ACP synthase, whose translation MIIGIGVDLVDIPRFERSIERTPKLMTRLFTASEQTLKPHSLAARYAAKEALIKALGGSEGVHWTDIEVASEPSGRPVFALSGETAATVAGRGIQTVHLSLSHDAGLATAYVIAESAS comes from the coding sequence ATGATCATCGGAATCGGTGTCGACCTCGTCGACATCCCGCGATTCGAGCGCTCGATCGAGCGCACCCCGAAGCTCATGACCCGGCTGTTCACGGCCTCCGAGCAGACCCTCAAGCCCCACTCGCTGGCGGCTCGCTACGCCGCGAAGGAAGCGCTCATCAAGGCGCTCGGCGGTTCCGAGGGCGTGCACTGGACCGACATCGAGGTGGCCTCCGAGCCCTCGGGCCGCCCCGTCTTCGCGCTGTCGGGTGAGACGGCGGCGACCGTCGCGGGCCGCGGCATCCAGACCGTCCACCTGTCGCTCTCGCACGATGCGGGACTCGCGACGGCGTACGTCATCGCGGAGTCCGCGTCATGA
- the tsaE gene encoding tRNA (adenosine(37)-N6)-threonylcarbamoyltransferase complex ATPase subunit type 1 TsaE yields MTGIEQFEGRREIASPDDMEALGRELGAVLTAGDLIVLTGPLGAGKTTLTRGIGAGLGIRGPVQSPTFVIARTHPSEVGGPPLVHVDAYRLGSPAELDDLGLDPDNSVTIVEWGRGMVDGLVDAWWELEIERGWSGTGIDNACGTTGHYAAELEDAAPRIVTVSRRS; encoded by the coding sequence ATGACCGGCATCGAACAGTTCGAGGGGCGCCGCGAGATCGCGTCGCCGGACGACATGGAGGCGCTCGGCCGCGAGCTCGGCGCCGTCCTCACCGCCGGTGACCTCATCGTGCTGACCGGTCCGCTCGGGGCGGGCAAGACGACCCTGACCCGCGGGATCGGCGCGGGCCTCGGCATCCGCGGTCCCGTGCAGAGCCCCACGTTCGTCATCGCGCGCACGCACCCGTCCGAGGTGGGCGGTCCGCCGCTCGTGCACGTCGACGCCTACCGGCTCGGCTCGCCCGCCGAGCTCGACGACCTCGGCCTCGACCCCGACAACTCCGTCACGATCGTCGAATGGGGCCGCGGCATGGTCGACGGTCTCGTGGACGCGTGGTGGGAGCTCGAGATCGAGCGCGGCTGGAGCGGCACCGGCATCGACAACGCCTGCGGCACGACCGGCCACTACGCCGCGGAGCTCGAGGACGCCGCTCCCCGCATCGTCACCGTCTCGCGGCGCTCCTGA
- the rfbD gene encoding dTDP-4-dehydrorhamnose reductase, with amino-acid sequence MTVTDFGKALRSTETGIPGLVLWDLPVHGDSRGWFKENWQREKMTAAGLADFGPVQNNISFNDAAGTTRGIHAEPWDKWVSVASGRIFGAWVDLREGPTFGAVFTAELDPSRAIFIPRGVGNSYQTLEPDTSYTYLVNDHWSPDASYSFLNLADETAAIDWPIPLADVEISAKDRAHPRLADVVPIPAKKTLVVGAGGQLGRALQAAYADDASVEFAARADLDLTGDLSGARRWRDYSTIINAAAYTAVDGAETDRAGAWAGNVTAVAQLARIAAENGITLVHVSSDYVFDGTADAPYTEAEPVAPLGVYGQTKAAADAIVATVPRHYVVRTSWVIGEGKNFVRTMASLAERGIAPSVVDDQIGRLTFTDDLAAGIRHLLSTGAAYGTYNLTGSGDHASWADIAAEVYELTGNDRAAVTGVSTADYFASATDPVAPRPHWSVLDLGKIEAAGFAPRDWRDALRSYLS; translated from the coding sequence GTGACCGTGACCGATTTCGGTAAAGCTCTCCGCTCCACCGAAACCGGCATCCCCGGCCTCGTCCTCTGGGACCTGCCCGTCCACGGCGACAGCCGCGGCTGGTTCAAGGAGAACTGGCAGCGCGAGAAGATGACGGCTGCGGGTCTTGCCGACTTCGGGCCCGTCCAGAACAACATCTCCTTCAACGATGCCGCGGGGACGACCCGCGGCATCCACGCCGAGCCGTGGGACAAGTGGGTATCCGTCGCCAGCGGCCGGATCTTCGGCGCATGGGTCGACCTGCGCGAGGGGCCGACCTTCGGCGCGGTGTTCACCGCCGAGCTCGACCCGTCGCGCGCGATCTTCATCCCCCGCGGCGTGGGCAACTCGTACCAGACGCTCGAGCCCGACACCTCGTACACGTACCTCGTCAACGACCACTGGTCGCCCGACGCGTCGTACTCGTTCCTCAACCTCGCCGACGAGACGGCCGCGATCGACTGGCCGATCCCTCTCGCCGACGTCGAGATCTCGGCGAAGGACCGCGCCCACCCGCGGCTCGCCGACGTCGTGCCGATCCCTGCGAAGAAGACCCTCGTGGTCGGTGCCGGCGGACAGCTCGGACGCGCGCTGCAGGCGGCCTATGCCGATGATGCGAGCGTCGAGTTCGCCGCCCGTGCGGACCTCGACCTGACGGGCGATCTGTCGGGCGCTCGCCGCTGGCGCGACTACAGCACGATCATCAACGCGGCCGCCTACACGGCCGTCGACGGCGCCGAAACCGACCGTGCGGGGGCGTGGGCGGGGAACGTGACGGCCGTCGCGCAGCTCGCCAGGATCGCCGCCGAGAACGGCATCACCCTCGTCCACGTCTCGAGTGACTACGTGTTCGACGGCACCGCCGACGCTCCCTACACCGAGGCTGAGCCGGTCGCGCCGCTCGGCGTGTACGGCCAGACCAAAGCCGCCGCCGACGCGATCGTCGCCACCGTTCCCCGCCACTACGTCGTTCGCACCTCGTGGGTCATCGGCGAGGGCAAGAACTTCGTCCGGACGATGGCCTCCCTCGCCGAACGCGGCATCGCGCCGTCCGTCGTCGACGATCAGATCGGGCGTCTCACCTTCACCGACGACCTGGCGGCCGGCATCCGGCACCTGCTTTCGACGGGCGCGGCGTACGGCACCTACAACCTCACCGGGTCGGGGGATCACGCCTCGTGGGCCGACATCGCCGCCGAGGTGTACGAGCTGACGGGCAACGACCGTGCCGCGGTCACCGGGGTCTCCACGGCCGACTACTTCGCCTCGGCGACGGATCCCGTCGCGCCGCGACCGCACTGGTCGGTCCTCGACCTCGGCAAGATCGAGGCCGCCGGCTTCGCACCGCGCGACTGGCGGGACGCCCTCCGCAGCTACCTGAGCTGA
- the glmS gene encoding glutamine--fructose-6-phosphate transaminase (isomerizing), giving the protein MCGIVGYVGPRDSQAILLSGLARLEYRGYDSAGIAVIDGDGDLEMRKRAGKLQILRDDLAAHPMSDGTTGIGHTRWATHGGPTDVNAHPHLADDGKLAVIHNGIIENFAELKDELLAQGYTFESETDTEVAAVLLGREFAASHDLVAAFRAVVARLEGAFTLLAMHQDQPGLVVGARRNSPLVIGLGEGENFLGSDVAAFVEHTRNALAIGQDQIVAITPQGVEVTDFAGGAVEVEPFEVVWDASAAEKGGWSSFMAKEVSEEPEAVANTLRGRLQDGAVVIPELDGLDDLFTGIHRVIVIACGTAAYAGMVGKYAFEQWTRVPVDVELAHEFRYRDPVIGPDTLVVSISQSGETMDTLMAVKYAREQGAKTLSICNTQGATIPRESDAIVYTHAGPEVAVASTKAFVAQITALYLLALHIGRVRGSLSSETSHDAVAQLEAIPAGIARVLETEQEHIEQFARWMGDTQSVLFLGRHVGYPIALEGALKLKELAYIHAEGFAAGELKHGPIALIEPGQAVFVIVPSPRASSELHKKVVSNIQEIRARGARVIAVAEEGDAAVLPFADEVLRIPLAGPLFEPLLAVVPLHIFAMGLATAKGLDVDQPRNLAKSVTVE; this is encoded by the coding sequence ATGTGTGGAATCGTCGGATACGTGGGGCCTCGTGACAGTCAGGCCATCCTCCTCTCGGGCCTCGCCCGCCTTGAGTACCGCGGTTACGACTCCGCCGGTATCGCCGTCATCGACGGCGACGGCGATCTCGAGATGCGCAAGCGCGCCGGCAAGCTCCAGATCCTCCGCGACGACCTCGCCGCCCACCCCATGTCCGACGGCACCACCGGTATCGGTCACACCCGCTGGGCGACCCACGGCGGACCGACCGACGTCAACGCGCACCCCCACCTCGCCGACGACGGCAAGCTCGCCGTCATCCACAACGGCATCATCGAGAACTTCGCCGAGCTGAAGGACGAGCTGCTCGCGCAGGGCTACACCTTCGAGAGCGAGACCGACACCGAGGTCGCCGCCGTGCTGCTCGGACGCGAGTTCGCGGCATCCCACGACCTCGTCGCCGCTTTCCGCGCCGTCGTCGCCCGCCTCGAGGGTGCGTTCACGCTGCTCGCGATGCACCAGGACCAGCCCGGCCTCGTCGTCGGCGCTCGCCGCAACTCCCCGCTCGTCATCGGCCTGGGCGAGGGTGAGAACTTCCTCGGCTCCGACGTCGCCGCCTTCGTCGAGCACACCCGCAACGCGCTCGCGATCGGGCAGGACCAGATCGTCGCGATCACGCCGCAGGGCGTCGAGGTCACCGACTTCGCCGGCGGCGCCGTCGAGGTCGAACCGTTCGAGGTGGTCTGGGACGCCTCGGCCGCCGAGAAGGGCGGCTGGTCGTCGTTCATGGCGAAGGAGGTCTCGGAAGAGCCCGAAGCCGTCGCCAACACGCTGCGCGGCCGCCTCCAGGACGGCGCCGTCGTGATCCCCGAGCTCGACGGGCTCGACGACCTGTTCACCGGCATCCACCGCGTCATCGTCATCGCCTGCGGCACCGCCGCCTACGCGGGCATGGTCGGCAAGTACGCGTTCGAGCAGTGGACGCGGGTCCCCGTCGACGTCGAACTCGCGCACGAGTTCCGGTACCGCGACCCGGTGATCGGCCCCGACACCCTCGTCGTGTCGATCTCGCAGTCCGGCGAGACGATGGACACGCTCATGGCCGTCAAGTACGCCCGCGAGCAGGGCGCCAAGACACTGTCGATCTGCAACACGCAGGGGGCGACGATCCCGCGCGAATCCGACGCGATCGTCTACACCCACGCGGGCCCCGAGGTCGCCGTCGCCTCGACGAAGGCCTTCGTCGCGCAGATCACGGCGCTGTACCTACTGGCGCTGCACATCGGTCGCGTGCGCGGCTCGCTCTCGTCCGAGACCTCGCACGACGCGGTGGCCCAGCTCGAGGCCATCCCCGCCGGGATCGCCCGCGTGCTCGAGACCGAGCAGGAGCACATCGAGCAGTTCGCCCGCTGGATGGGCGACACGCAGTCTGTCCTGTTCCTCGGCCGCCACGTCGGGTACCCGATCGCCCTCGAGGGCGCCCTCAAGCTCAAGGAGCTCGCCTACATCCACGCCGAGGGCTTCGCCGCCGGCGAGCTCAAGCACGGCCCTATCGCGCTCATCGAGCCGGGCCAGGCCGTGTTCGTCATCGTCCCGTCGCCGCGTGCGTCGAGCGAGCTGCACAAGAAGGTCGTCTCGAACATCCAGGAGATCCGTGCCCGCGGTGCACGTGTCATCGCCGTCGCCGAGGAGGGGGATGCCGCCGTCCTCCCGTTCGCCGACGAGGTGCTGCGCATCCCGCTCGCGGGTCCGCTGTTCGAGCCGCTGCTGGCGGTCGTGCCGCTCCACATCTTCGCGATGGGCCTCGCCACGGCGAAGGGCCTCGACGTCGATCAGCCGCGCAACCTCGCGAAGTCCGTCACCGTCGAGTGA